A genomic window from Paucibacter sp. KCTC 42545 includes:
- the icd gene encoding NADP-dependent isocitrate dehydrogenase — MYQHIKIPDQGAKITVNADMSLNVPDEPIIPYIEGDGTGLDITPVMIKVVDAAVAKAYGGKKKIHWMEIYAGEKATQVYGPDVWLPAETLDVLKEYVVSIKGPLTTPVGGGIRSLNVALRQELDLYVCLRPVRYFAGVPSPVKEPHKTDMVIFRENSEDIYAGIEYEAESEKAKKLIKFLQEEMGATKIRFPNTSGIGIKPVSREGTERLVRKAIQYAIDNEKPSVTIVHKGNIMKYTEGGFRDWAYALAQKEFGAELIDGGPWCKLVSPKTGKSITIKDSIADAFLQQILLRPAEYSVVATLNLNGDYISDALAAQVGGIGIAPGANLSDSVACFEATHGTAPKYAGKDYVNPGSEILSAEMMLRHMGWLEAADIIISSLEKSIVSKKVTYDFARLMDGATQVSCSGFGQVMIDNM, encoded by the coding sequence ATGTACCAGCACATCAAGATCCCTGATCAGGGTGCCAAGATCACCGTCAATGCCGACATGTCACTCAATGTGCCGGACGAGCCCATCATTCCCTATATCGAGGGTGACGGCACGGGCCTGGACATCACGCCCGTGATGATCAAAGTGGTCGATGCCGCCGTGGCCAAAGCCTATGGTGGTAAGAAGAAGATCCACTGGATGGAGATCTACGCTGGCGAGAAGGCGACCCAGGTTTACGGTCCGGATGTTTGGCTGCCGGCCGAGACCCTGGACGTCCTGAAGGAGTATGTGGTGTCCATCAAGGGCCCGCTCACCACGCCGGTGGGTGGCGGCATTCGTTCCTTGAATGTGGCCTTGCGCCAGGAGCTGGACCTGTATGTGTGCCTGCGTCCGGTGCGCTACTTCGCGGGCGTGCCTTCGCCGGTGAAAGAGCCGCATAAGACCGATATGGTGATCTTCCGTGAGAACTCGGAAGACATTTATGCCGGTATTGAGTACGAGGCCGAGAGCGAGAAGGCCAAGAAGCTGATCAAGTTCTTGCAAGAGGAGATGGGTGCGACCAAGATCCGCTTCCCCAATACCTCGGGCATTGGCATCAAGCCGGTGTCGCGCGAAGGCACCGAGCGCCTGGTGCGCAAGGCCATTCAATACGCGATCGACAATGAAAAGCCCAGTGTCACCATCGTGCACAAGGGCAACATCATGAAGTACACGGAAGGCGGCTTCCGTGATTGGGCCTATGCCTTGGCGCAGAAGGAGTTCGGCGCCGAGTTGATCGACGGCGGCCCCTGGTGCAAGCTGGTGAGCCCCAAGACCGGCAAGAGCATCACCATCAAGGATTCGATCGCTGACGCCTTCTTGCAGCAGATCCTGCTGCGTCCCGCCGAATACTCGGTGGTGGCCACGCTGAACCTGAACGGCGACTACATCTCCGACGCCCTGGCCGCGCAGGTTGGCGGCATCGGCATTGCTCCCGGCGCCAATTTGTCGGACTCGGTGGCTTGCTTTGAAGCCACCCACGGTACGGCACCCAAGTACGCTGGCAAGGACTACGTCAACCCCGGCAGCGAGATTCTCTCGGCCGAGATGATGTTGCGCCACATGGGCTGGCTGGAAGCGGCGGACATCATCATCAGCTCGCTGGAAAAGTCCATCGTTAGCAAGAAGGTCACTTATGACTTCGCGCGCCTGATGGACGGCGCCACGCAAGTGTCTTGCTCTGGCTTCGGGCAAGTGATGATCGACAATATGTGA